The following proteins come from a genomic window of Triticum aestivum cultivar Chinese Spring chromosome 6A, IWGSC CS RefSeq v2.1, whole genome shotgun sequence:
- the LOC123130934 gene encoding probable peroxygenase 4, whose amino-acid sequence MGATGQRRLSSLPAAAAAPLLLLLVVSSWSQAAAAAPVWTTALEKHVAFFDTDNDGIVSFSETEQGLRAIGLGAIEAAASATLINGAIGPKTRPENATTSRFDIYIANIHKGIHGSDSGSYDAQGRFVPAKFNDIFAKYAKVKPNALNEDELGEMRTANRKEGDFKGWAASKAEWGMLYSLAKDKDGFLQKDTARSVYDGSLFAKLAKKAASSGN is encoded by the exons ATGGGCGCCACCGGCCAACGTCGGCTGTCATCTCTGCCCGCGGCGGCGGCCGCGCCCCTCCTGCTTCTGCTCGTCGTGTCCTCCT GgagccaggcggcggcggcggctccggtctgGACGACGGCGCTGGAGAAGCACGTGGCGTTCTTCGACACCGACAACGACGGCATCGTCTCCTTCTCCGAGACCGAGCAAG GGCTTCGTGCCATCGGTCTCGGAGCTATCGAGGCGGCGGCCAGCGCGACCCTGATCAACGGAGCCATCGGACCCAAGACCAGACCT GAAAATGCTACGACGTCGCGGTTTGACATCTACATAGCCAACATCCATAAAGGGATCCACGGGAGCGACAGCGGCTCGTACGATGCTCAAGGAAGGTTCGTTCCGGCCAAGTTCAACGACATATTcgccaagtacgccaaggtcaagcCGAACGCCCTGAACGAGGACGAGCTGGGGGAGATGCGCACTGCCAACAGGAAGGAGGGTGACTTCAAAGGATG GGCGGCGTCGAAGGCGGAGTGGGGCATGCTCTACAGCCTCGCCAAGGACAAGGACGGCTTCCTTCAGAAGGACACCGCGCGCAGCGTCTACGACGGCAGCCTCTTCGCTAAGCTGGCCAAGAAGGCTGCTTCGTCTGGAAATTAA